TGTTGACTATCGGTCTCGTGCCGGTATTTAGCCTTAGATGGAGTTTACCACCCGCTTTGGGCTGCATTCCCAAGCAACCCGACTCCGGGAAGACCCGGGCCCGGCGCGCCGGGGGCCGCTACCGGCCTCACACCGTCCACGGGCTGGGCCTCGATCAGAAGGACTTGGGCCCCCCAACGAGCGGCGCCGGGGAGTGGGTCTTCCGTACGCCACATTTCCCGCGCCCCACCGCGGGGCGGGGATTCGGCGCTGGGCTCTTCCCTGTTCACTCGCCGTTACTGAGGGAATCCTGGTTAGTTTCTTTTCCTCCGCTGACTAATATGCTTAAATTCAGCGGGTCGCCACGTCTGATCTGAGGTCGCGTCTCGGAGGGGaggggcgcgcgcgcgcgcgcgcgcgcgcgcggcgGGGAACGACGGCGCGTCCCgcccgcgcgcgcgcgcacggACGCCCGGCGAGGCGAGGGGAGAGGCGGGAGGCGAACCGCACGCGCCCGACGGAGCGCGGGAGGCGGCGCCACGGTCGaccgccgcccccggccctccGGACGACggcacctcccaccccccgcccgcgccccacgACCAGCCCCCGGCGGCGGCCGAGGCGCGGTCACGGGGGCGGGCACGGGGAAGGAGAGCGCGTCGGAGGCCGCGGGGACGACGGGACGGAgcacgggccggcgggcgcggACCGGGGCCGGACGGGGGAACGACACTCGCGCCTCGACCGCAACACCCCCCTCCCCGCCCGACCTCGAGGGGCACACACCGCGACgcgcgggggagggagggagggtcccgCCGAGGGGGAGGGGGGCCGAGGAGACCAGAGGCCGCCCCTCCCCGAACCAACGGACCCGaactccctcttccccaggcgCCTGGGCGGCCCCTCGGCCGGGCGACGGGGGGGGGCGCGGACGAGACACGGCGTCGGCCCCCATCCTGAGCCCCGCGCCGGGGCTCGGGACACGCGGCGCGGCGGCGGGCCGC
Above is a window of Lemur catta isolate mLemCat1 unplaced genomic scaffold, mLemCat1.pri scaffold_227_ctg1, whole genome shotgun sequence DNA encoding:
- the LOC123629736 gene encoding skin secretory protein xP2-like, which translates into the protein MGADAVSRPRPPPSPGRGAAQAPGEEGVRVRWFGEGRPLVSSAPLPLGGTLPPSPARRGVCPSRSGGEGGVAVEARVSFPRPAPVRARRPVLRPVVPAASDALSFPVPAPVTAPRPPPGAGRGARAGGGRCRRPEGRGRRSTVAPPPALRRARAVRLPPLPSPRRASVRARARPSPPRRDLRSDVATR